In Drosophila nasuta strain 15112-1781.00 chromosome 2R, ASM2355853v1, whole genome shotgun sequence, a single genomic region encodes these proteins:
- the LOC132785279 gene encoding LOW QUALITY PROTEIN: tyrosine-protein kinase Fer (The sequence of the model RefSeq protein was modified relative to this genomic sequence to represent the inferred CDS: deleted 1 base in 1 codon), with translation MGFSSALQSRAAHEALIVRQDAELRLMETMKRSIQLKAKCDKEYAISLAAVAQQGLKIDRADDMQGSLITKSWRSYMDELDQQAKQFKLNAEQLEVICDKLAHLSQDKRKARKSYQEEHSKIAARLNHLTDEVVRKKSEYQKHLEGYKTLRTRFEEHYIKAPGRSGRKLDDVRDKYQKACRKLHLTHNEYVLSITEAIEVEKDFRTVLLPGLLEHQQSVQESFILLWRNILLEAAQHGDLTADKYKEIQKRIDTVIGGINPTEEYAEFTEKHKTSPTTPLQFQFDESLIEDIPGKLTASTLTVDNLTVDWLRTRLTELELAVKECQERQLKVIEHVNGGSPVANGSVISNGSMASNGIQSNKDSQNRQSKDLNALRCQEKQKQKLVDMIKFSLNEVGCEELPSGCDDHLSLEHNFIDHGFNNEQQRSNSTSSPGMGIMNELMRRGGVLTLLRGRGRHFKRKSTPQPTTPMSRSRHGRYSKLQPRSQSLGSLSVIKDVRRYETITNPLRLAASVHYLGEEIVFSSMPLPPLRRTQCSMLCLGEDEKLPESLPAPLSASVSVITNTNNDHLYSELETRKPSNGDSDSIISAEELAYKSVQVKIEINNLDAIDDSSVPQSSIDAHLDKIDELNRVLDDRYKRNIHPLSHNDVNNIESADETQLPTRSTHDVADCQTKRSSSSSSEWPLHLSPKESGQTKKRSLSFTQKSINNILSNIKEFSKSPLTRMTKNPILSEEPNVPKIHPDKAANSQFANSIESPTQHTAHNNNNINIIPNPCQSTIITSTTATTLTTSTTTSSKTPSKEISSLKFKVPKIQKQSKAIRNTFRSKLLNFQLKRSKPCKQCTKRRRIHPSRSVFDFSKQFEADPTAQSDQDQFCSCPPPSAKAGAMGILGQNIEAFAMHSSENLNDNDEDNDGSSSDDMLSIKDHCYCVPSLAASISLSTNRPLYEEEWFHGVLPREEVVRLLNIDGDFLVRETIRNEESQIVLSVCWNGHKHFIVQTTGDGHFRFEGPPFPSIQELIMHQFHSELPVTVKSGAILRRPVCRECWELSNDDVALLEKIGRGNFGDVYKAKLKSTKQDVAVKTCRMTLPDEQKRKFLQEGRILKQYDHPNIVKLIGICVQKQPIMIVMELVPGGSLLNYLRKNSNGLSTRQQMGMCRDAAAGMRYLESKNCIHRDLAARNCLVDFEHTVKISDFGMSREEEEYIVSDGMKQIPVKWTAPEALNFGKYTSLCDVWSYGILMWEIFSKGDTPYSGMSNSRARERIDTGYRMPTPENTPPEMYRLMLKCWAADVESRPHFDEIYNVVDALILRLENSH, from the exons ATGGGCTTCTCATCGGCGTTGCAGAGCCGTGCAGCTCATGAAGCGTTGATCGTCAGGCAAGATGCAGAACTGCGTCTTATGGAGACCATGAAGCGATCCATTCAATTGAAAGCCAAGTGCGACAAGGAATACGCTATCAGTTTGGCTGCGGTTGCTCAACAGGGACTTAAAATTGATCGAGCTGATGACATGCAAG gCAGTCTCATCACAAAGTCTTGGCGATCTTACATGGATGAGCTTGACCAGCAAGCGAAGcagtttaaattgaatgccGAACAACTTGAAGTTATTTGCGACAAGTTGGCTCACCTCTCACAAGACAAACGCAAAGCGCGCAAGTCTTATCAGGAGGAGCACAGCAAAATTGCAGCACGTCTGAATCAT CTGACGGACGAAGTAGTGCGAAAGAAGTCAGAATACCAAAAGCATCTGGAAGGTTATAAGACGTTGCGCACACGTTTCGAGGAACACTACATAAAAG CACCTGGTCGAAGTGGTCGCAAGCTGGACGATGTGCGGGATAAGTACCAAAAGGCCTGCCGTAAATTGCATCTGACACACAATGAATATGTGCTTTCCATTACGGAGGCCATTGAAGTCGAGAAAGATTTCCGCACAGTGCTGCTACCAGGCCTACTTGAGCATCAACAATCTGTCCAGGAAAGCTTCATACTCCTGTGGAGAAATATATTATTGGAAGCGGCACAGCATGGCGATCTGACTGCTGATAAATATAAAGAGATCCAGAAACGCATTGACACCGTGATAGGCGGTATCAATCCGACCGAGGAGTATGCAGAGTTCACTGAAAAACACAA AACATCACCAACAACGCCgttgcaatttcaattcgaCGAGTCATTAATCGAAGATATACCTGGCAAACTGACCGCTAGCACTCTGACAGTTGACAATCTGACAGTTGATTGGCTACGAACTCGACTAACGGAACTGGAATTGGCGGTGAAGGAATGCCAGGAGCGGCAATTGAAGGTGATTGAGCATGTGAATGGTGGCTCCCCGGTGGCCAATGGAAGCGTCATTTCCAATGGTAGCATGGCATCTAATGGCATTCAGTCCAACAAGGATAGTCAGAA TCGACAATCAAAAGACCTCAATGCACTGCGTTGTCAGGAaaagcagaaacaaaaactAGTGGACATGATCAAGTTTTCATTGAACGAAGTCGGCTGTGAGGAGCTACCGTCTGGTTGCGATGATCACCTTTCGTTAGAACACAACTTTATCGATCATGGCTTCAATAACGAACAACAG CGCTCCAATTCCACTAGCTCCCCAGGCATGGGAATTATGAATGAACTGATGCGTAGAGGTGGAGTTCTCACTCTGCTGCGAGGACGTGGTCGTCACTTCAAGCGTAAGTCGACACCTCAGCCAACGACACCCATGTCAAGATCACGACATGGCAGATACTCGAAGCTGCAACCGCGATCACAAAGCCTAGGATCGCTTTCGGTAATTAAGGATGTGCGACGTTACGAAACCATTACTAACCCCCTGCGTTTGGCTGCCAGCGTACACTATCTCGGCGAGGAGATTGTGTTTAGCTCGATGCCGTTACCTCCGTTACGTCGCACGCAATGTTCTATGTTGTGTTTGGGGGAGGACGAAAAGCTTCCGGAATCGTTGCCAGC CCCGCTCAGCGCTTCAGTTTCTGTCATTACTAATACTAACAATGATCACCTTTATTCGGAATTGGAGACTAGAAAACCCAGCAATGGCGATTCGGACAGCATTATTAGCGCAGAAGAGTTAGCATATAAAAGTGTGCAAgtaaaaatcgaaatcaatAACTTGGATGCTATTGACGACAGTTCAGTGCCTCAAAGTTCCATTGACGCACATCTGGACAAGATTGATGAGCTGAATAGGGTGCTGGATGATCGCTACAAACGCAATATACACCCGCTATCTCACAACGATGTGAATAACATAGAAAGTGCCGATGAAACTCAATTACCAACTCGCTCGACACACGACGTTGCTGATTGCCAAACTAAACGTAGCTCCAGCTCTAGCTCGGAATGGCCTTTACATCTTAGCCCTAAGGAAAGCGGCCAGACCAAAAAACGCTCATTATCTTTTACTcaaaaatcaatcaataacATACTTAGTAACATAAAGGAATTTTCCAAAAGTCCACTGACACGCATGACTAAGAATCCGATTCTTAGTGAGGAACCAAATGTGCCAAAGATACACCCTGATAAGGCAGCCAATTCGCAGTTTGCGAACAGCATCGAGAGTCCAACTCAACACACTGctcacaacaataataatattaatatcattCCCAATCCCTGTCAGTCGACAATCATCACCAGCACCACCGCGACAACCttaacaacatcaacaacaacatccagTAAGACGCCGTCCAAGGAAATATCAAGTCTGAAATTTAAAGtgccaaaaatacaaaagcaatCGAAAGCCATTCGGAATACATTTCGTAGCAAGTTACTCAACTTTCAGTTGAAACGTTCCAAGCCCTGTAAACAGTGCACGAAGCGACGTCGCATTCATCCCAGCAGGAGTGTATTTGACTTCTCTAAGCAATTTGAAGCAGATCCTACGGCACAGAGCGATCAAGACCAATTTTGTAGCTGTCCGCCACCGTCGGCAAAAGCGGGTGCAATGGGAATATTGGGCCAGAACATTGAGGCATTTGCGATGCACAGCTCTGAGAATCTAAATGATAATGACGAGGACAACGACGGTAGCAGCAGCGATGATATGCTCAGCATTAAAGACCATTGTTATTGCGTGCCCAGTTTGGCAGCAAGT ATTTCACTTTCTACAAATCGTCCGCTTTACGAAGAGGAATGGTTTCACGGCGTCCTGCCGCGCGAGGAAGTGGTACGTCTCTTAAATATCGACGGTGATTTTCTAGTACGTGAGACTATACGAAACGAGGAGAGCCAAATCGTTTTGAGTGTTTGCTGGAATGGTCACAAGCATTTCATAGTGCAGACCACGGGCGATGGACACTTTCGCTTTGAAGGGCCACCCTTTCCCAGCATACAGGAACTGATCATGCATCAGTTTCACTCCGAGCTGCCAGTCACAGTCAAATCCGGTGCTATTCTCCGCCGTCCAGTTTGTCGCGAGTGCTGGGAGCTTAGCAACGATGATGTGGCACTTCTTGAAAAGATCGGCAGG GGTAACTTCGGCGACGTATACAAAGCCAAGCTAAAGTCTACCAAACAGGATGTCGCTGTA AAAACCTGCCGAATGACACTACCAGATGAACAGAAGCGAAAATTCTTACAAGAGGGTCGCATCCTAAAACAGTATGATCATCCAAACATTGTCAAGCTTATTGGAATTTGCGTCCAAAAGCAACCGATTATGATTGTCATGGAATTAGTGCCGG GTGGGTCCTTGCTTAATTATCTACGCAAAAACTCTAATGGACTCTCCACACGTCAACAGATGGGCATGTGTCGTGATGCTGCGGCAG GCATGCGATATCTTGAGTCAAAGAACTGTATACATCGAGATCTGGCTGCTCGAAATTGTCTTGTTGACTTTGAGCATACCGTTAAAATTTCAGATTTTGGCATGTCTCGCGAGGAGGAAGAATACATTG TCTCCGATGGCATGAAACAAATACCTGTTAAGTGGACTGCCCCCGAAGCTCTTAATTTTGGCAAATATACTTCGCTTTGTGATGTCTGGTCATACGGTATTCTGATGTGGGAAATATTCTCTAAAGGCGATACACCCTATTCAGGAATGAGCAATTCACGTGCCAGAGAACGTATCGATACAG GTTATCGTATGCCAACACCAGAAAATACACCACCAGAGATGTATCGGCTGATGCTTAAATGCTGGGCCGCTGATGTTGAATCTCGTCCCCATTTTGACGAGATCTACAATGTTGTTGATGCGCTAATCTTGCGTTTGGAAAACAGTCATTAA
- the LOC132785278 gene encoding LOW QUALITY PROTEIN: protein FMC1 homolog (The sequence of the model RefSeq protein was modified relative to this genomic sequence to represent the inferred CDS: deleted 1 base in 1 codon; substituted 1 base at 1 genomic stop codon), with product MSGSKVLRSLLHELRQAASDANIXKKSLAARYIRAQYKRLETTDQQLCKARNEAIFLGQTYLTYLSSQRKYNEIYREYHGRGERSVKETADLVGFKLPTDPK from the exons ATGTCTGGATCAAAAGTCCTTCGATCATTGCTGCACGAGTTACGACAAGCAGCTTCCGATGCTAAC ATATGAAAAAAATCTCTGGCTGCTCGTTATATTCGGGCACAGTACAAAAGACTTGAAACAACCGACCAGCAATTGTGCAAAGCCCGCAATGAGGCAATCTTCTTGGGGCAGACGTACCTTACATATTTGAGTAGCCAACGTAAATATAATGAGATTTACAGGGAGTATCATGGTCGCGGCGAACGATCCGTAAAAGAAACTGCAGACCTTGTGGGATTCAAACTGCCTACGGATCCTAAATGA
- the LOC132786461 gene encoding omega-amidase NIT2 isoform X3 → MAKAINTLRLALLQLKGSSDKTANVRNAIIKIEKVVKDHQPHLITLPECFNCPYGTKYFREYAEQIPDGFTSQQLSKAALENQVFIVGGTIPELGENDRIFNTCTVWAPSGV, encoded by the exons ATGGCGAAAGCTATTAATA CTTTGCGACTCGCACTTTTGCAGCTCAAGGGTTCGAGTGACAAAACTGCCAATGTCCGTAATGCGATCATAAAAATTGAGAAGGTGGTCAAAGATCATCAGCCGCATTTAATAACGCTGCCAGAATGCTTCAATTGTCCATACGGAACGAAATATTTTCGCGAGTATGCCGAGCAAATTCCAGACGGCTTCACCAGTCAACAACTTTCAAAGGCGGCATTGGAAAATCAGGTCTTTATAGTAGGCGGAACTATTCCCGAGTTGGGTGAGAATGACCGCATCTTTAATACTTGTACTGTCTGGGCTCCAAGTG GAGTCTGA
- the LOC132786461 gene encoding omega-amidase NIT2 isoform X1, producing MAKAINTLRLALLQLKGSSDKTANVRNAIIKIEKVVKDHQPHLITLPECFNCPYGTKYFREYAEQIPDGFTSQQLSKAALENQVFIVGGTIPELGENDRIFNTCTVWAPSGELIAKHRKMHLFDIDVKGGIRFKESETLSPGNEFTTFKIEGRKIGIGICYDIRFEEMARLYRNDGCEMIIYPAAFNMTTGPLHWELLQRARANDNQLFVVTTSPARDLAADYVAYGHSMIVDPWAKIIACADEGEQTVTADIDFAIVDQVRQQIPVFSQRRLDLYGTELK from the exons ATGGCGAAAGCTATTAATA CTTTGCGACTCGCACTTTTGCAGCTCAAGGGTTCGAGTGACAAAACTGCCAATGTCCGTAATGCGATCATAAAAATTGAGAAGGTGGTCAAAGATCATCAGCCGCATTTAATAACGCTGCCAGAATGCTTCAATTGTCCATACGGAACGAAATATTTTCGCGAGTATGCCGAGCAAATTCCAGACGGCTTCACCAGTCAACAACTTTCAAAGGCGGCATTGGAAAATCAGGTCTTTATAGTAGGCGGAACTATTCCCGAGTTGGGTGAGAATGACCGCATCTTTAATACTTGTACTGTCTGGGCTCCAAGTGGTGAGTTGATAGCCAAGCATCGAAAGATGCATTTGTTCGATATTGATGTGAAGGGTGGCATCCGCTTTAAGGAGTCTGAGACGCTGTCCCCGGGCAATGAATTTACCACTTTCAAGATTGAGGGACGCAAAATTGGTATTGGAATATGCTACGATATTCGATTCGAGGAAATGGCACGACTCTATCGCAACGATGGCTGCGAGATGATCATCTACCCTGCCGCTTTTAATATGACAACCGGACCTTTGCATTGGGAACTATTGCAACGAGCGCGTGCCAATGATAATCAACTGTTTGTAGTTACCACGTCGCCAGCCAGAGATCTCGCTGCTGATTATGTTGCTTACGGCCATTCAATGATCGTCGACCCGTGGGCGAAAATCATCGCGTGCGCCGATGAAGGCGAACAGACTGTGACAGCCGACATTGACTTTGCTATTGTGGATCAAGTGCGTCAGCAAATTCCAGTGTTCAGCCAACGGCGTCTCGATCTCTACGGCACTGAGTTGAAGTGA
- the LOC132786461 gene encoding omega-amidase NIT2 isoform X2, whose amino-acid sequence MTASLILVLSGLQVESETLSPGNEFTTFKIEGRKIGIGICYDIRFEEMARLYRNDGCEMIIYPAAFNMTTGPLHWELLQRARANDNQLFVVTTSPARDLAADYVAYGHSMIVDPWAKIIACADEGEQTVTADIDFAIVDQVRQQIPVFSQRRLDLYGTELK is encoded by the exons ATGACCGCATCTTTAATACTTGTACTGTCTGGGCTCCAAGTG GAGTCTGAGACGCTGTCCCCGGGCAATGAATTTACCACTTTCAAGATTGAGGGACGCAAAATTGGTATTGGAATATGCTACGATATTCGATTCGAGGAAATGGCACGACTCTATCGCAACGATGGCTGCGAGATGATCATCTACCCTGCCGCTTTTAATATGACAACCGGACCTTTGCATTGGGAACTATTGCAACGAGCGCGTGCCAATGATAATCAACTGTTTGTAGTTACCACGTCGCCAGCCAGAGATCTCGCTGCTGATTATGTTGCTTACGGCCATTCAATGATCGTCGACCCGTGGGCGAAAATCATCGCGTGCGCCGATGAAGGCGAACAGACTGTGACAGCCGACATTGACTTTGCTATTGTGGATCAAGTGCGTCAGCAAATTCCAGTGTTCAGCCAACGGCGTCTCGATCTCTACGGCACTGAGTTGAAGTGA
- the LOC132786459 gene encoding golgin-45, with translation MESNALVNNAEKAQNCRTSGDGMEQAEIIPSTKIEQNQLVSSVSKRPQLSRKDSTAAQEAVIARKTSSAGSTSSSASLPLPGLHSLYRRSEIVSRSLGPAMPKGELVQLKPRLVSTSDPLPEHKKTKPPKFIPYEPYPGAVNPMTETQQRVQRVGRNNIDIAVLADQVSSLRTQELNPNEQVEGNSEQNEANSEDLQQLKEQLTKVQAERDYLQAQHKFQTQVNGELKSLLVASVGEDLQTKVNVLTEDKLQLARALIDTANNLTTHTEQIEFLANQCEVWRSKFLASSVMVEELARWKADLTHKNQMLNESTKQLLHATHQIREIQLDMLKQLKFLAKIRYLNLPATDVISLSSENLNILQRMVLHSGVGIPETTLKLSSASTSPLCEAEKYAVQALEFISQPLMATDEAIRALFGQVQRPPCTLAGAAAHPELDSLQQQQ, from the exons ATGGAGAGCAATGCCTTAGTAAATAATGCAGAAAAGGCGCAAAACTGTCGCACTAGCGGAGATGGCATGGAGCAAGCGGAAATAATTCCATCAACTAAAATAGAGCAGAATCAATTAGTGAGCAGTGTGAGCAAACGACCCCAATTATCCCGTAAAGACAGCACAGCTGCTCAAGAGGCGGTAATTGCCCGCAAGACATCATCCGCAGGTTCCACCTCTTCCTCTGCGTCCCTTCCGTTGCCCGGCCTTCACTCACTCTACCGTCGTTCTGAAATCGTGAGTCGCAGCCTTGGCCCGGCAATGCCCAAAGGAGAGCTTGTGCAGTTGAAGCCACGGTTGGTAAGCACTTCGGATCCACTTCCAGAGCACAAGAAGACTAAGCCACCAAAGTTTATCCCATACGAACCATATCCAGGAGCTGTCAATCCCATGACAGAGACACAGCAAAGAGTTCAACGCGTTGGTAGAAACAACATAGACATTGCCGTTCTGGCCGACCAGGTATCCAGTCTTCGCACCCAAGAACTGAATCCTAATGAACAGGTCGAAGGCAACAGTGAGCAGAATGAGGCTAACAGTGAAGATCTGCAGCAATTAAAAGAGCAGCTTACCAAAGTGCAGGCTGAACGGGATTATTTGCAAGCACAGCATAAGTTCCAGACCCAGGTCAATGGGGAGCTGAAAAGCCTGTTGGTGGCGTCTGTGGGCGAGGATTTGCAGACCAAAGTCAATGTACTTACCGAGGATAAATTGCAGCTTGCGCGTGCCTTGATCGATACGGCCAACAATCTCACCACACACACGGAACAGATCGAGTTTTTGGCCAATCAGTGTGAGGTGTGGCGATCGAAGTTTCTTGCTAGCAGTGTCATGGTCGAGGAGCTGGCGCGATGGAAAGCGGATCTTACGCATAAGAATCAAATGCTCAATGAATCTACAAAGCaattgttgcatgcaacacatCAGATACGGGAGATTCAGTTAGACATGCTGAAGCAACTGAAGTTCCTGGCCAAGATACGTTATCTGAATCTACCCGCTACGGATGTGATCAGCTTAAGTTCAGAGAACTTAAACATTCTACAGCGGATGGTGCTACACTCCGGCGTGGGGATTCCGGAGACAACTCTGAAGTTGTCCAGCGCCTCAACCAGTCCGCTGTGCGAGGCAGAGAAGTACGCTGTACAG gcCCTTGAGTTTATAAGCCAACCGCTTATGGCCACAGATGAAGCTATTAGAGCGCTATTCGGACAGGTTCAAAGGCCACCTTGCACCTTGGCAGGCGCTGCAGCTCACCCAGAATTAGATTCccttcagcaacagcaatag
- the LOC132786462 gene encoding BBSome-interacting protein 1, with the protein MSAIERELLRNVNEKIELIEPSTGKLFFEHKTDLLLAKPRLIPLKSQGLQSLEEMHRETARQLQQKRTNNKNNNNHQGEAKQLDAA; encoded by the coding sequence ATGTCGGCGATAGAGCGTGAATTGCTTAGAAACGTAAATgagaaaattgaattgattgagCCTAGTACAGGAAAATTGTTTTTCGAGCATAAAACTGACTTATTGCTTGCTAAACCGCGTTTGATACCTCTCAAATCGCAGGGTTTGCAGAGTCTGGAGGAAATGCATCGCGAAACTGCTCGACAGTTGCAGCAGAAACGCACtaataacaagaacaacaacaatcaccaAGGAGAGGCAAAACAGCTCGACGCCGCTTAa